The following are from one region of the Amylibacter sp. IMCC11727 genome:
- a CDS encoding amidohydrolase family protein: protein MKSWIAEAASRDDWLALTIEEPIAPDMEIVDPHHHLWNRDGTAYEVNGLWSDTGAGHKVVQTVFIECGSFYYKDVEEGFAPVGETAYVAGQAALAARSPEKAQIAGIVAHADLRRENLSEVLDAHAAVGGALFKGIRHALAWDDDPSAFKIQSRGVGGLAHDPDFRRGLRLLGERGLTYDTWHYHHQNKDFIALAKAVPETTLVLDHFGTPLGVGQFEGKRDEIFAAWKDDVAALADCPNVVAKLGGMAMPDNGYGWHEWDRPIGSEEFVEAQAPWYHHMIACFGADRCMFESNFPVDRASISYGVLWNGLKKIAADYPPQDQMMMFSGTSRRVYGLPS from the coding sequence CAATAGAAGAGCCCATCGCGCCTGACATGGAAATTGTCGATCCGCATCATCATTTATGGAACCGTGATGGCACAGCGTACGAAGTGAACGGGCTATGGTCTGACACGGGGGCAGGCCATAAAGTTGTGCAAACCGTGTTCATCGAATGCGGATCGTTTTATTACAAAGACGTGGAAGAGGGTTTCGCACCTGTTGGCGAAACCGCCTATGTTGCGGGGCAGGCGGCACTGGCGGCGCGAAGCCCAGAAAAAGCACAGATCGCGGGTATTGTGGCCCATGCAGATTTGCGGCGTGAAAACCTATCCGAGGTCTTGGATGCTCATGCGGCCGTGGGCGGTGCGCTGTTCAAAGGTATTCGCCACGCGCTGGCCTGGGATGATGATCCTTCGGCGTTTAAAATTCAATCCCGTGGGGTTGGCGGCCTTGCACACGATCCTGACTTTCGCCGTGGATTGCGCCTGTTGGGGGAACGTGGCCTGACCTATGACACATGGCATTACCACCATCAAAACAAAGACTTCATCGCACTGGCAAAAGCGGTGCCAGAAACAACACTTGTGCTCGATCATTTTGGAACGCCGCTTGGTGTTGGGCAGTTTGAGGGTAAGCGGGACGAGATTTTCGCCGCTTGGAAAGATGATGTGGCAGCGCTTGCAGACTGCCCAAATGTGGTGGCCAAACTGGGGGGAATGGCGATGCCCGACAATGGCTATGGCTGGCATGAATGGGATCGGCCTATCGGGTCGGAAGAATTTGTAGAAGCACAAGCCCCTTGGTATCACCACATGATCGCGTGTTTTGGCGCGGATCGCTGCATGTTCGAAAGCAACTTTCCTGTGGATCGTGCGTCGATCAGCTATGGCGTGCTGTGGAATGGGCTCAAAAAAATTGCGGCGGATTACCCGCCGCAAGATCAAATGATGATGTTTTCAGGCACGTCCCGAAGGGTTTACGGCCTGCCGTCCTAG
- a CDS encoding SDR family oxidoreductase, giving the protein MELKDKIIVVTGAASGIGKAMAIRFAAEGAKCVVCADMNGDGAAETAAEMGGIAHQLNVGKEDEIKALIEKTEAEQGPIDLFCSNAGISVAGGVDCTNDEWQTIWDVNVMSHVYAARHLIPRMKERGGGYLLNTSSAAGLLNQVGSAPYGVTKHAAVGLAEWLAMTHGDDGIKVSVLCPQAVRTEMTKGHEDHVAAIDGMMEPEPVAEACVQTIRDETFLVLPHPEVLDYMQIKASNYDRWIGGMRKLNRKYGGFE; this is encoded by the coding sequence ATGGAACTGAAGGACAAAATCATCGTCGTCACAGGGGCGGCCAGCGGTATTGGCAAAGCCATGGCCATTCGTTTTGCAGCTGAGGGTGCGAAATGCGTGGTCTGCGCGGATATGAACGGCGACGGGGCCGCAGAAACAGCCGCAGAAATGGGCGGCATTGCACATCAACTCAACGTTGGCAAAGAAGATGAGATAAAAGCCTTGATCGAAAAAACCGAAGCAGAACAAGGCCCTATTGATCTGTTCTGTTCCAACGCCGGTATTTCCGTGGCAGGCGGTGTAGACTGCACCAATGACGAATGGCAAACCATTTGGGATGTGAACGTCATGTCCCATGTGTATGCCGCCCGTCACTTGATCCCACGCATGAAGGAGCGCGGTGGAGGCTATCTGCTTAACACCTCGTCCGCTGCGGGCCTGCTCAATCAAGTGGGCTCGGCCCCTTACGGCGTTACAAAACATGCGGCTGTCGGTCTGGCGGAATGGCTCGCCATGACACATGGCGATGACGGGATCAAAGTTTCGGTTCTCTGCCCCCAAGCGGTGCGCACGGAAATGACCAAAGGCCACGAAGACCACGTGGCGGCCATTGACGGGATGATGGAACCCGAACCCGTGGCCGAGGCCTGTGTTCAGACCATTCGGGATGAAACGTTCCTTGTTCTGCCCCACCCTGAAGTGCTGGATTACATGCAGATCAAAGCGTCGAATTATGACCGTTGGATCGGCGGTATGCGCAAATTGAACCGCAAATACGGTGGGTTCGAGTAA